The Geobacillus stearothermophilus ATCC 12980 genome contains a region encoding:
- a CDS encoding alkaline phosphatase family protein, protein MKQASRFEKIAARCWNLLNEGKPFTPIFVAGTMTIYHAADWMGGSWGWMLGLAAALPLFVIYYVYDYPLFLRNYLWIPYVVFLIVWSFADASLLLLASGLYFFFTVFFWGTLYYHLRIGTSWWNFTRFWKLVLKNSDSTSGNAQEQLPKCFLLLSVWEYASQQIDQGAALAPLCGALWLFAAGVWLFSWILHRNLFDWQPEIIPTYTNNVPSPTVPISDKVYVIVIDGMRKDRFEAANAPFLKRLRAQGTEFAQMETVYPARTVVCFTSMLTGTYPFEHGIRSNMVWKLGAKVETIFDSLRKIGKTGRLLGIAHLVDSFGDDVETVTAVMPNDLADRYIIERAKRIVEEQNPDLLVVQLIATDQTGHSRGVLYDEYIEKIEEADALIAEFVGWLEERGELERATLIVCADHGQADGIGGHGHLDEGERYVPFFLYGPAIEAGKRVDEKKSLVSLAPTIAYLLGAPYPSHSRGPVLIEAMRKKGGER, encoded by the coding sequence ATGAAACAAGCATCACGATTCGAAAAAATCGCGGCGCGCTGCTGGAATTTGCTGAATGAAGGAAAGCCGTTTACGCCGATTTTTGTCGCGGGAACGATGACGATCTACCATGCCGCTGATTGGATGGGCGGCTCATGGGGATGGATGCTTGGTCTGGCGGCGGCGCTGCCGCTGTTTGTCATCTACTATGTCTATGATTATCCGCTGTTTTTGCGCAATTATTTATGGATCCCTTATGTCGTGTTTCTCATCGTTTGGTCGTTCGCTGATGCGTCGTTGTTGTTGTTGGCGTCGGGGCTTTACTTTTTCTTTACCGTCTTTTTTTGGGGGACGCTGTATTACCATTTGCGCATCGGCACGTCGTGGTGGAATTTCACCCGCTTTTGGAAGCTGGTGTTGAAAAACAGCGATTCGACGAGCGGCAACGCCCAAGAGCAGCTGCCAAAATGTTTTCTTCTTTTGTCTGTATGGGAATACGCTTCGCAGCAGATCGATCAAGGAGCGGCTTTGGCGCCGCTGTGCGGGGCGCTTTGGCTGTTTGCCGCTGGGGTGTGGCTGTTTTCATGGATTTTGCATCGGAATTTGTTCGACTGGCAGCCGGAGATCATTCCGACTTATACAAACAATGTGCCGAGTCCAACCGTGCCGATCAGTGACAAAGTGTATGTCATCGTGATTGATGGCATGCGCAAAGACCGGTTTGAAGCGGCCAACGCCCCGTTTTTGAAACGGTTGCGCGCTCAAGGGACGGAATTTGCGCAAATGGAAACCGTCTATCCGGCGCGCACGGTCGTTTGCTTCACCTCGATGCTGACGGGGACGTATCCGTTTGAGCACGGCATCCGGTCCAATATGGTATGGAAGCTTGGGGCAAAAGTGGAGACGATTTTCGATTCGCTCCGGAAAATCGGAAAAACCGGCCGCTTGCTTGGCATCGCTCATTTGGTCGATTCGTTCGGCGACGATGTCGAAACGGTGACGGCCGTCATGCCGAACGACCTCGCCGACCGTTATATCATCGAGCGGGCGAAACGCATCGTCGAGGAACAAAACCCGGATTTGCTTGTCGTACAGTTGATCGCCACCGATCAGACCGGCCATAGCCGCGGTGTGCTGTATGACGAGTATATCGAAAAAATTGAAGAAGCCGACGCGTTGATCGCGGAGTTTGTCGGCTGGCTTGAGGAACGGGGCGAGCTCGAGCGCGCGACATTGATTGTCTGCGCCGACCATGGCCAAGCGGATGGCATCGGCGGCCACGGCCACCTCGATGAAGGGGAGCGGTATGTGCCGTTTTTTTTATACGGCCCGGCGATTGAAGCAGGAAAACGAGTCGATGAGAAAAAAAGCCTCGTTTCGCTGGCGCCGACGATCGCCTATTTGCTTGGCGCTCCGTATCCGAGCCATAGCCGCGGTCCGGTTTTGATCGAAGCGATGCGAAAGAAAGGAGGAGAGCGATGA
- a CDS encoding lysylphosphatidylglycerol synthase transmembrane domain-containing protein, whose protein sequence is MSGKPAAKAALQAAGLALLFFSAWLTYRCFDGRQMLHHLSRIVSRPIEMAAAAFVYGLSFWLRAWAWKRYVGKPIAFSVYWRAVLLSLFVNHLAPVKIGDAVRMALLARQPGVSASEAIESVAVMRLLDMAVLGGLTVIGMYAYMHYIPRISLLAAAVAAGFVLTVIVFRRPLRLDRLWRRWRSVFHGWSGAAMVGAVAASWLCEAAVIGVIAKAVGIPLSFGQAVWANSATVSGQIAQVAPGGIGTYEAVMAFALTRLGAPWEKAYAAAVLTHAFKFLFSYAAGAAVLWFWRSDWQMVRGVWKKEREKR, encoded by the coding sequence ATGAGCGGTAAACCGGCGGCTAAAGCGGCGTTGCAAGCAGCTGGGCTCGCGCTTCTTTTCTTTTCCGCTTGGTTGACATACCGCTGCTTTGACGGCCGGCAGATGCTCCATCATCTATCCAGGATAGTCAGCCGCCCGATCGAGATGGCTGCCGCTGCTTTCGTATATGGCTTGTCGTTTTGGCTGCGGGCGTGGGCGTGGAAGCGATATGTCGGAAAGCCAATCGCCTTCTCTGTTTATTGGCGTGCCGTGCTGCTTAGTTTGTTTGTTAACCATCTAGCCCCAGTGAAAATCGGTGATGCTGTGCGTATGGCTTTGCTTGCCCGCCAGCCCGGTGTTTCAGCCAGCGAGGCCATTGAATCGGTGGCGGTGATGCGGCTCCTTGATATGGCGGTGCTTGGTGGATTGACTGTCATTGGGATGTATGCGTATATGCATTACATTCCCCGCATTTCTCTCTTGGCAGCGGCCGTTGCGGCCGGGTTCGTGCTGACCGTGATCGTGTTTCGCCGTCCGCTCCGCCTCGATCGGTTATGGCGGCGATGGCGGAGCGTATTTCACGGCTGGAGCGGCGCGGCGATGGTCGGGGCGGTGGCGGCGAGCTGGCTGTGTGAGGCGGCAGTCATTGGCGTGATCGCGAAAGCAGTCGGCATCCCGCTTTCCTTTGGACAGGCGGTGTGGGCAAACAGCGCGACCGTTTCCGGCCAGATCGCCCAAGTCGCCCCCGGCGGGATCGGAACATACGAGGCGGTGATGGCGTTTGCGTTGACCCGGCTCGGCGCACCGTGGGAGAAAGCATATGCGGCGGCAGTGTTGACCCATGCGTTTAAGTTTTTGTTTTCTTACGCCGCTGGTGCCGCGGTATTGTGGTTTTGGCGGTCCGACTGGCAGATGGTGCGGGGTGTATGGAAAAAGGAAAGGGAGAAGCGATGA
- a CDS encoding NAD-dependent epimerase/dehydratase family protein, which translates to MKVVVTGGAGFIGSHLAARLSGLGYDVAAVDCFHPYYSAERKERQFQTLTGGRVPLVRLDLLDGERTKRWLVEFRPDVVYHLAALPGVPYSLEEPLAYIDYDIKATVNVLAAAGEAGAAHVLFASSSSVYGDRGNVPLREEMADGRVVSPYAAAKYGAESFCHAYAHLYSYQMTIFRYFTVYGPWGRPDMAIGTFLRRLLAGEEIVVYGKGTARDYTYIDDIVEGMIAALHRSGGRSEVFNLGAGAPVTMEQLLAELRKHFPDLKIVHAPERKGDVKATWADITKAERAFGYKPKVAFAEGLARTVAWAREYER; encoded by the coding sequence ATGAAAGTGGTGGTGACCGGGGGAGCCGGATTTATTGGCAGCCATCTAGCCGCCCGGTTAAGCGGACTCGGATATGACGTGGCTGCAGTGGATTGTTTTCATCCATATTATTCTGCTGAACGGAAAGAGCGGCAGTTTCAGACGCTCACCGGCGGCCGGGTGCCGCTTGTCCGCTTGGATTTGCTTGATGGGGAGCGAACGAAAAGGTGGCTGGTCGAGTTTCGCCCCGATGTCGTCTACCATTTGGCGGCGCTGCCGGGCGTGCCGTATTCCCTCGAGGAGCCGCTCGCGTATATCGATTATGACATCAAAGCGACGGTCAATGTGTTGGCGGCGGCGGGGGAAGCGGGTGCGGCGCACGTGCTGTTTGCCTCATCGTCATCGGTGTACGGCGACCGAGGCAATGTGCCGCTCCGGGAAGAGATGGCTGACGGCCGCGTCGTGTCGCCGTATGCGGCGGCGAAATACGGAGCGGAATCGTTTTGTCATGCCTATGCCCATTTGTATAGCTACCAAATGACGATTTTCCGCTATTTCACCGTTTACGGGCCGTGGGGTCGTCCGGATATGGCGATCGGCACGTTTTTGCGCCGATTGCTGGCGGGCGAGGAGATTGTCGTGTATGGCAAGGGGACGGCGCGCGATTATACGTACATCGATGATATTGTGGAGGGCATGATCGCAGCACTTCACCGCAGCGGCGGGCGAAGCGAAGTGTTCAACTTGGGCGCCGGGGCGCCCGTCACCATGGAGCAGCTGCTCGCTGAGTTGCGGAAGCACTTTCCCGATCTGAAAATCGTGCACGCGCCGGAGCGGAAAGGCGATGTGAAAGCGACATGGGCGGACATCACGAAGGCGGAGCGGGCGTTTGGTTACAAGCCGAAGGTGGCGTTTGCCGAAGGGCTCGCCCGCACGGTGGCGTGGGCGCGCGAATATGAGCGGTAA
- the trxA gene encoding thioredoxin: MAIVNATDQTFAAETKDGLTLVDFWAPWCGPCRMIAPVLEELDREMGDKVKIVKVNVDENQETASKFGVMSIPTLLLFKDGQLVDKAIGYQPKEALVQLVGKHVS; the protein is encoded by the coding sequence ATGGCGATTGTCAACGCCACTGACCAAACGTTCGCCGCAGAAACGAAAGACGGCCTCACGCTCGTTGACTTTTGGGCGCCATGGTGCGGACCGTGCCGCATGATCGCTCCGGTGCTGGAAGAGCTTGACCGTGAAATGGGCGACAAAGTGAAAATCGTCAAAGTGAATGTCGATGAAAACCAAGAAACAGCGTCGAAGTTCGGCGTCATGAGCATCCCGACGCTGCTTCTGTTCAAAGATGGCCAACTTGTCGACAAAGCGATCGGCTACCAGCCGAAAGAGGCGCTTGTGCAGCTGGTTGGCAAACATGTGTCATAA
- a CDS encoding enoyl-CoA hydratase, with product MNFFRVAKEEFVAVVTFSRSPANALVSTVLKELSNLLDELETDPDVRVVLLHGEGRFFSAGADIKEFTSIASVEEASGLSRNGQLVMERIERFSKPVIAAIHGAALGGGLELAMSCHIRVVAENAKLSLPELQLGLIPGFAGTHRLVRYVGFGKAPEMMWTSEPITGLEAVEWGLANKAVPEERLLDEAKALAKKIAAKSPLSVRAVIELLNAAKEKTFVEAVREEAEWFGRVFGSEDAKEGVQAFLEKQPPVFNIFPKEVSHF from the coding sequence ATGAATTTTTTTCGCGTAGCGAAAGAGGAGTTCGTCGCCGTCGTGACGTTTTCGCGGTCGCCGGCGAACGCTCTTGTATCCACTGTTTTGAAAGAGCTTTCAAACTTGTTGGACGAGCTTGAGACCGACCCGGACGTGCGCGTCGTGTTGCTTCATGGCGAGGGGCGGTTTTTCTCAGCCGGCGCCGATATTAAAGAATTCACGTCCATCGCTTCCGTCGAGGAGGCATCCGGCTTGTCGCGCAACGGCCAACTCGTGATGGAGCGGATCGAACGCTTTTCCAAACCAGTCATTGCGGCGATTCACGGCGCTGCATTAGGCGGTGGGTTGGAGCTGGCTATGAGCTGCCACATTCGTGTGGTGGCGGAAAACGCCAAACTCAGCCTTCCGGAGCTGCAGCTTGGCCTCATCCCTGGATTTGCTGGAACGCATCGGCTTGTGCGCTACGTCGGCTTTGGCAAAGCGCCGGAAATGATGTGGACGAGCGAGCCGATCACCGGACTCGAAGCGGTTGAATGGGGGCTTGCCAACAAGGCGGTGCCGGAAGAGCGGCTTCTTGATGAAGCCAAAGCGTTGGCGAAAAAGATTGCCGCCAAAAGTCCGCTTTCCGTTCGGGCGGTTATTGAGTTGCTTAACGCCGCCAAGGAAAAAACGTTCGTTGAGGCCGTGCGCGAGGAAGCGGAATGGTTTGGCCGCGTGTTTGGATCCGAGGATGCAAAAGAAGGCGTGCAGGCGTTTTTGGAAAAACAGCCGCCCGTCTTTAACATCTTTCCGAAAGAAGTCTCCCACTTCTAA
- a CDS encoding TetR/AcrR family transcriptional regulator gives MRREKPKFKQIIDAAVVVIAEHGYHQAQVSKIAKQAGVADGTIYLYFKNKEDILISLFQEKMGAFIEKIEQETEGISSPLEKLYVLVKTHFSALAADPHMAVVTQLELRQSNKELRHRINDVLKGYLRLIDRIIMEGMEKGEFRQDLDVRLTRQMIFGTLDETVTTWVMNEQKYDLAALADPVYELLIKGCAAGR, from the coding sequence TTGCGCAGAGAAAAGCCGAAGTTCAAGCAAATTATTGACGCGGCCGTCGTCGTCATCGCCGAGCACGGCTACCATCAAGCACAGGTGTCGAAAATCGCCAAGCAGGCCGGTGTCGCCGACGGCACGATCTACCTTTATTTTAAAAACAAAGAGGATATTTTAATTTCGCTTTTTCAGGAAAAGATGGGGGCGTTCATCGAGAAAATTGAACAAGAGACAGAAGGAATTTCAAGCCCCCTAGAGAAATTGTATGTGTTGGTGAAAACTCATTTTTCCGCCCTCGCTGCTGATCCGCATATGGCGGTCGTGACGCAGCTTGAGTTGCGTCAGTCGAACAAAGAGCTGCGCCATCGCATTAATGACGTGCTGAAAGGATATTTGCGGCTCATCGACCGCATCATCATGGAGGGGATGGAAAAAGGGGAATTTCGCCAAGATTTAGACGTCCGGCTCACCCGGCAAATGATCTTTGGCACCCTTGATGAAACGGTGACGACGTGGGTGATGAACGAGCAAAAGTACGACCTAGCCGCGCTCGCCGATCCGGTGTACGAACTGCTCATCAAAGGGTGCGCCGCCGGGCGTTAG